The following nucleotide sequence is from Allocatelliglobosispora scoriae.
TGCCCTTGGTCCCGGCGTACGCGATGACCTTGTCGAGGATCTGCAGCGGCGAGAGGCCGACGAGGTCGGGGTTGGTGAAGTCGTTGATGCCCGACGCCGTGGCGCCGGGCTTGACCGCGTCGTTGGACCACGGCACCCGCAGCGTGTTGTAGCCGAGCTGCGCCATGTGGTCGATCTGCGACTTCCACGTGACGCTGGCCCAGAGGCCGTGGAAGGTCCGGTTGTCGGTCTCCATGCCGAACCAGTTGATGCCGGTCAGCCGGACGGTGGCCCCGGTGCTGTCAACGATCTTGTTGCCGCTGGTGTGCAGGTAGCCGATGCCGGTGCCGGCGGCGTTGGCCGGTCCTGCCGTGACAAGGCTGAACGAGACGGCGGCGGCTGCGGCGACGAGGGCCGTCGCGACCGCCGCACCGATGGAGGAGCGCAGGGCTCTGGATTGCATGATGCCTCCGGGCGTAGGAGGATTGCAGGGTCATGGGAGCGTTCCCACGGGCATCACTGTAAATGTCGCGAGCACCTTGTGTGAAGACCTGATATCGAATTCATTTCGATGACATGGCGTTGACTAAGCTCGCAGGGACCCAACGGATCGCCGTCACTTCGTCAGAGGTGCGGCGATCGTCGAGTTTGGCGGGAGGCCCGGATGCTCTGGTACGGCGGGGATTACAACCCGGAACAGTGGCCCGAGGACGTCTGGGCCGACGACATCGTGCTGATGCGCCGGGCCCGGGTCAATCTCGTCACCGTCGGTGTCTTCGCCTGGTCCCGGCTGCAACCCGAACCCGACCGCTTCGATTTCGGCTGGCTGGACCGCATTCTCGACCGGCTCCACACTGGACGGATCGGCGTCGCGCTCGCCACGCCGACCGCCTCGCCGCCGCCCTGGTTCACCGCGCAGCACCCGGGGGCGATGCCCGTCGGCCGCGACGGTGTGCGGCTGACCCACGGCAGCCGCGACACCTACTGCGTCAACGCGCCCGAATTCCGCGCCGCGAGCCGAGCGATCACCGACTACCTGAGCAGCCGCTATGCCGAGCACCCGGCGCTCAAACTCTGGCACGTGCACAACGAATACGGCACGTGGTGCTTCTGCGACCACTGCGCCGTCGAGTTCCGTGCCTTCCTGCGTGCCCGGTACGGCTTCGTCGAGCAGCTCAACGAAGCCTGGTGCACCGATTTCTGGTCCCAGCGGTACGCCGACTTCGACGAGATCACACCGCCGCGCGCCACCCAGTACCTCACCAATCCGGCCCACGAGCTCGACTACCGCCGCTTCCTCTCCGAGGCGATGCTCGGCCACTACCGCCAGGCCCGGGAGCTGATCCGGACCCGGTCGCAGGCGCCGGTGACGACCAACTTCGTCCTCGGCGGCTGGGTCCCGGTCGACCACGCACGCTGGGCGCACGAGGTCGACCTCGTCGCGATCGACCACTACCCGTCCAGTGTCGCGACCGCCACCGCCGAGCGGGCGTTCGCTGCAGATCTCGCCCGGGGCTGGGCCCGCGCGGCCGGGCACCCGCACGGGCGCTGGCTGCTGATGGAGCACGCTCCCGGCGCCGTCCACGAGAACGGGGTGGTCCGCTCGACCGGTCCCGGGGCCATCGCCGACGCGGCGCGTACCTACCTCGATCGCGGTGCCGTCGGCGCGATGTACTTCCAGTGGCGGGCGTCGCGCGGCGGCGCCGAGCAGTGGCACCCGGCGATGGTGCCCCACGCGGGCGCCGGATCGCGCGTCTACGCCGAGATCGTGGCGCTCGGTGCCGAACTCGCCGAGCGGCAGCCCAACCGCGTCATCGCCGACGCCGCCGTGCTCTACGACGAGGAGACGATGTGGGCGTGGCAGGCACCGCACCTGCTCAGCCGGCACGTGGACTATCCCGACCTGGTGGGGCGGACGCACCGGGCGCTCGCCGTGACCGCCGACGCCGTCGACGTGCTGCCGGTCGGCGCCTCGCTCGCGGGTTATCGGCTCGTCTGCTGCCCCGCGATGTACATCATGTCCGCCGTGACCCTCGCCGCCCTGCGCGACTATGCCGAGGCGGGCGGCACCGTGCTGATGACCTTCGGCTCCGGGCTGGTCGACGAGACGCTGCGGGTGACACCGGGCAGCGTCGAGGAGCTGACGGGTGTGCGGATCGCCGAGTGGTCACCCCTGCTTCCCGGCGAGGAGGTGGCGCTCGCAGACGGGGGCACCGGCACGCTCTGGCTCGACGAGCTCGAACCGCTGGATGCGGAGACGGTGCTCGCCGCTGTTGACGGCCGACCGGTGCTGACCCGGCATGCGATCGGGGCCGGCGCGGTCTACTACCTCGCCACGCGGCTCACCGACGAGGCGTATACCGCGCTCATCGCCAAGATCTAGCGCGCAAGATCGCGCTGTTTCCGGGAAGCTGGCCCTTCCGGTGCGGCCTGAGGGGCCGGCTTCCGGGAAAGAGCGCGATCAAGGGCTCGCCGAGAAGGGCGGCACGGAATTTCCGCAGATCGCGCTCGTTGCCCCACCCGCGCAGCGCCGGGCCCCGCGTGACGCGATGATGATCGCGCTCGTTCCGGGAAGTTGCGTCTATCTCAGCGCAAGATCGCGCTGTTTCCCGGAAGCTGGCCCCTCCGGCGCGCCCTGAGGGGCCAGCTTCCGGGAACGAGCGGGATCAAGGGCTCGCCGAGGAGGGGCGGGGTGGCACGGAACTCCCGCAGCTCGCGCTTGTTGCCCGCCCGCGCAGCGCCGGGCCCGCGTGACGCGATGATGATCGTGCACGTTGCGGGAAGTTGCCGCTATCGCAGCGCAAGATCGCGCTCTTTCCCGGAAGCTGGCCCTTCCGGTGCGGCCGGAGGGGACTACTTCCGGGAAAGAGCGCGATCAAGGGCTCGCCGAGGAGGGGCGGCACGGGATTTCCGCAGCTCGCGCTTGTTACCTGCCCGCGCAGCGCCGGGCCCGCGTGACGCGATGATGATCGTGCACGTTGCGGGAAGTTGCCGCTATCGCAGCGCAAGATCGCGCTATTTCCCGGAAGCTGGCCCTTCCGGTGCGGCCGGAGGGGACTACTTCCGGGAAACAACGCGATCAAGCCGCCTGGGCGGCACTGAAAGAGGAGAGCGGTTACGCCCTGCCGCGGACGCGGGGGATCTCTATCGTCTGGTCCGAGAGGAGCGGAACCTCGGCGGTCGGCTGGTCGATCACGTGATGGCCGTTGCCGTTGGCGTGGGAGCCGCCGTTCGCGATCCGGGGCGTGATCAGCTCGAAGGCCGCCGTCGTGTCGGCGGTGAGCCACGCCGGGCGCTCGTGCTGTGGCGGGGCAGGCCGTGCGGGAGCGGCCATCGCGGGCACCGTCTGAACGGTGCCCGGCCGGGCTGTGAGCTGGTCTATCCGCTCCGTGGTCGCCCCGGTCTGTGGCTCGGCATAGCGGGTGAGCGCGATGATCGACCCGAGCGTGGCGAGGAACCCGACGAGCGCGAGCCACTCCGTCCCCGGCCGGATCTGGTCACCGAGCAGCAGCAGTCCGATCGCCGCGGCGGGCACCGCACCGGCCGCGTCCATCGCCGCGACGGCGGCGTTGGTGGAGCCGCGCTGCATCGCCATGCCCAGGAAGACCTGGGCGGTGAGCGAGTGCACGATCACGAGGTAGAGCAGCGGGCTGGTGACGAACTCGAAGACCGAGTGCGTGTTGGCGAGCGGCCGGGCCGCCACCGCCGCGCAGGCGAAGCCGAGGCCGGAGACGGCGCCGAGCGCGACGCTGCCGGGCGTTCCCTGGATCCGGGCGGTGAAGAACCCCAGCCCGACGATGAGGCCCAGCATGGCGATGAGGGCGATGATCGCGGGCAGCTCCAGCGGCTCCGAGGGCGCGGGCTGCGCCGCGACCGCGAGGCTGCCGATGCCGAGGACGAGGATGCCGAGCAGGAACATCTCGCTCTTGGGCAGGCGCCACTTCAGCAGGAGCACGCCGAGGACCGCGGTGACGCCCAGCCCGGCGGCGAGGCTCGCCTGGACCAGGAAGAGCGGCAGGTCGCGCCGGGCGAAGAGGGCGAGGAAGAAGCCCAGGATCTGGCAGCCGAGGCCGACGAGGTAGGTGCGGTGTCGCAGGAGCCTGAGCAGCAACCCGGCATCCAGTGTCTGCTGCATCTTCGTTCGTGACGCACCCACTGATTGCAGCAAGTTGGCAATGCCGTACGCGACAATCATCGCCGCGAGGAACCACCACCCTGAAGACACCACGGAGGAAGCTTAGACCCCTAGGGGTCAGGTTTGCCTCCGCGAGCCTGTCGGATGAGAGAGTGACCCCCCAAACGGTGCTACCAGGGCCGTTTTCGCCGGTCAGCGAGCGACATAGATCACACTCCGCACTCGTTGGATCACAACGCGCGCAGGGCTCCCGGCGTCAGGAGCGACAGCACGTCAGTGTGCAACCGGCCGTTGGTGGCGATCGCGCTGCCGCCGCCGGGCCCGGGCCGCCCATCGAGATCGGTGAAGGTCCCGCCCGCCTCGGTGATGATCGGGATCAGCGCCGCGATGTCCCACAGCGAGAGTTCCGGCTCGACCATGATGTCCAGCGCACCCTCGGCGAGCAGCATGTAGCCGTAGAAGTCGCCGTACGCCCGGCTGCGCCATGATTTGCGCATAATGTCGAGCATCGACGCCAACCGGCCCGTCTGCTCCCAGGAGTGCAGCGAGGAGTAGCAGAAGCTGGCGTCGGCGAGACGGCGTACCCCCGAGACTTTGATCGGGGTCGCGGCCGCCTGGTGCCGGCCGGCGTAAGCGCCGAGGCCCCGCGCGGCCCACCAGCGCCGGCCCAGGGCCGGCGCCGAGACCAGCCCGACCACCGGCTCGTCGCCCTCCATCAGGGAGATCAGGGTGGCCCAGATGGGTACGCCGCGGATGTAGTTCTTCGTGCCGTCGATGGGATCGATCACCCACTGGCGGTTGCCGGCCGCGCCGGTGGACCCGAACTCCTCGCCCAGCACACCGTCGCGGGGCCGGGTGCGGGCCAGCGTGGAGCGCAGCGCCTTCTCCACCGCCGTGTCGGCGTCGGAGACGGGTGTCAGGTCCGGCTTGGAGTCCACGCGCAGGTCCAGGGACCGGAAGCGCGCCATGGAGAGCGAATCGGCGGTGTCGGCGAGCATGTGGGCGATTGCAAGGTCATCGGCGTACTTGGCCACGGGTGAAACCTAGCCGATCACCAGCGCCCGGGGGTATCGGGTTCGTGGCCTCTAGCTGATTACCTGGCGCCGCCTCGCGGGGCTCCCTCGCTTCGCTCGCTCACTCGTCAGGCCAGTCGCAACCACGCGGTCGTGTCGCCGGGGATCTTGCCGTCCTCGATCGGCGAGCTGCTGAGCACGATCTCGGCGTGCGCCGGCAGCTCCACCGGCTCGGGGGAGAAGTTGACCACGACGCCGATGTCGCCCCGGCGGAACGCCAGCACCTGATCGGGCAGGCCGGGCAGCCAGGCGAAGGGAGCCGAGCTGAAGGAGCGGCGCAGCCGCAGGGCCCGCTGGTAGAGGCTGAGCATCGAGTCCGGGTCGTCCTGCTCGACCTCGGCGGTGAGCGCGGCCCACCCGGCAGGCTGGGGCAGCCACGGTGCCGTGCCCGTCGAGTTGAAGCCGAACGGGCTCTCCGTGCCGCTCCAGGGCAGCGGCACCCGGCAGCCGTCGCGGCCCTTGTCGGCGCCGTTGGTCTGGAAGAAGGTCGGGTCCTGGCGCAGCTCGTCGGGGATCTCCTCGACCTCCCAGAGCCCGAGCTCCTCGCCCTGGTAGACGTAGACACCGCCGGGCAGCGAGGTGCTGAGCAGCGCGGCGGCCCGGGAACGCAGCGTGCCGAGCTCGAGGTCGCTGATCTGGCCGACACGCGGGTCGTGCCAGTAGGACGTCTTGGCCCGGCCGTAACGGGTCACCGGGCGGGTCACGTCGTGGTTGGAGAGCACCCAGGTCGGCGAGGCCTCGACCAGCAGGTGCGAGGCGAGCGTGTCGTCGATGACCTTGCGCAGCGCGCCCGCGTTCCAGGCCGCACCGAGGAAGGGGAAGTTGAAGGCGGAGTGCAGCTCGTCGCCGCGCAGATAGCGGGCGAAGCGCTCCGGGTCGGCGATCCAGGCCTCGGCGACGAAGATCCGCTCGCCCGGGTACTCATCCATGATCCGGCGCCAGGACCGGTAGATCTCGTGCACGCCGTCGAGGTCGGAGAAGGGGCTCGGGGAGCCCTCCGCCGTGTCGGGCAGGCCGGGCACCTTGACCAGGTGGTCGGCGACGTCGATGCGGAAGCCGTCGACGCCGCGGTCGAGCCAGAAGCGCAGGATCCGCTCGAACTCGGCCCGGACCTCGGGGTTGTCCCAGTTCCAGTCCGGCTGGGCCGGGGCGAACATGTGCAGATACCACTCGCTGCCGGCCTGGGTCCAGGCCGGACCGCCGAAGTGGGACTGCCAGTTGTTGGGCGGGATCTCGCCGTTCTCCCCGCGGCCCTCGCGGAAGTGGAAGCGGGCCCGCTCGGGCGAGCCGGGCGCGGTCGCGAGCGCGTCGTGGAACCACGGGTGCTGGTCGGAGCAGTGGTTCGGCACGATGTCGATGATGATCCGCAGGCCCAGGTCGTGCGCCTCGGCGATGAGCTGCTCCGCCTCGGCGAGCGTGCCGAAGAGGGGCTCGATGTCGCAGTAGTCGGCGACGTCGTATCCGGCGTCGGCCATCGGGGACGGGTACCACGGGCTGAACCAGATCGCGTCGATGCCTAGCCCGGCCAGGTAGCTCAGCCGCTTGCGGACCCCGGCCAGGTCGCCGATGCCGTCACCGTTGCCGTCCGCGAAGCTGCGCGGGTAGACCTGGTAGATGGCGGCGCTCGGCCGCCAGTCGGCTGTCGTCATCAGCAACGCTCCCCGGTAGTGGTGTCCAGGGCAGGCTACCCGTCCCCGGCAGCGCGGGCATCCGCTGCGCGCCGGGGGAGCGGTTCGAGGGCGTCCGCAGACGGGCGGCCGAGGGCGCGGCCGTGTGTGCTCCGTGCACACACGGTGCCGGGCAACGCCATCGGCCGCTCGTCTGCGAGCGTTCTCAGCGGTAGGACAGCGCTACGTCGCCGGAGGTGGAGCGCAGGGTGATCTTGTTGGTGGCGCCCGCCGTGTCGGGTACGCCCACCCGCTGATCCCCGGATCCGGTGTCCACGCTCACGCGGTAGTCGGCCCGCGGCACCGCGATGTCGACATCGCCGGAGGTGACCCGGGCGTCGAGGGAGTGCGGCGCGGCGGCGAAGTCGAGCAGCAGGTCGCCGGAGGTGAGGTCGGCCTCGAAGTCGGTGGCGATGAGGTCCGCCGTCGTCAGATCGCCGGAGGTGAGCGTCACCGAGATCGGCCCCGTGACATCACCGATCTTGACGTCGCCCGAGGTCGCCGTGATCTTGACGGCTCCCTTCGTACCGAGGACGTCGAGGTCGCCCGAGGTCGCGTCGATCTCCACCGCGATGTCGGTCGGCACCTTCACGGCATAGTCGATCGAGCAGTCGTCGCCCCACCACCACCGGTTGTCGTCGCAGTGCAGCTTGATCCGCAGCGTGTCGCCGTCCCACCGCTCGGTGTAGGTGGGCTTGCTGCGGGACCACTTCAGGTAGCGGTCGATCGCGACCTCCTCCGTGGCGGGGCTCGCCGACACGTGCACGTTGCCGCTGTCGACGTCCTCGAAGACGATCTTGGTGATCGCGTGCTGATAGGTCTGCTCCTGATGCTCGGACTGCGGGTCGGGTCGGCCCACGAAACTCCAGGCCACGAGGCCGCCGATGAGCAGCGCGACGATGGTGAACGCCGTACCGAGGGCCCGCCAGGGTGACGAGGTCATGTCAGATCTCCAGATAACGAAGGACCGCGAGTACGCGGCGGTGGTCGCTGTCGGCCTGAGGCAGGTCCAACTTGGCGAAGATGTTGTTGACGTGCTTGCCGACCGCGCTCTCCGTGACGAAGAGCGCCGCCGCGATGCCGCCGTTGGAGCGGCCCTCGGCCATCAGGGCGAGGACCTCCCGCTCCCGTGGCGTGAGCCGGTCCAGCGGGTCGCTGTGCCGGCGCAGGAGGAGCTGTGAGACGACCTCCGGATCCAGGGCCGTGCCGCCGCCGGCGACCCGGCGCAGCGCGTCGAGGAACTCGGCCACGTCGGCGACCCGGTCCTTGAGCAGGTAACCGACCTTGCTGGTGGCGCCGGCGAGCAGTTCGGTGGCGTAGCGCTCCTCGACGTACTGCGAGAGCACCAGCACCGCGATCTCCGGCCACTGCCGCCGCATCACCAGCGCCGCCCGCAGTCCCTCGTCGGTGAAGCTCGGCGGCATGCGCACGTCGAGCAGCACCAGGTCGGGCCGGTGCTCGGCGACCTCGCGGAGGAAGGAGTCCGCATCCCCGGCGGAGGCCACCACCTCGAAGCCACCGGCATCGAGCAACCGGACCAGCCCTTCGCGGAGGAGGACCGAGTCCTCGCCGATCACGACTCGCATGGCAGCTCCACGATGATCCGGGTCGGCCCGTCGGGTGGGCTCTCGATGTGCAGGGTCCCGTCGACCGAGCCGATGCGCTGGGCGAGTCCGCGCAGGCCCGTACCCGACTCCGGGTCGGCACCCCCGCGGCCGTCGTCGCTGATGGTGAGGCGGAGCCGATCGGCGTCGCGATGCACGGCGACCTCGGCCGACGAGGCCTCGGCGTGCTTGGCGACGTTGGCCAGCGCCTCGGAGACGACGAAGTAGGCGACCGCCTCGATCGTCCGCGAGGGGCGGACGGGCACCTCGACGGTGAGCCGCACCGGCAGCGGCGCCCGGGCGGCGATGCCGGAGAGGGCGGCGTCGAGGCCGCGGTCGTCGAGCACGGCCGGGTGCAGGCCGCGGACGAGGTCGCGCAGCTCGGCGAGCGCCTGTTTCGCCTCGTCGTGGGCCTGCTCGATCACCAGGCGGGCCCGCGGGTCGAGGTCGGTGAGGGTGGCGCGGGCCATGCCGAGGTTCATCGCGAGGGAGACGAGCCGCTGCTGGGCGCCGTCGTGCAGGTTGCGCTCGATCCGCCGGCGCTCCGCGTCCGCGGCGTCGACGACGTCGGCCCGGCTCTCGGTGAGCTGTTCGACCCGGCGTTCGAGCAGCTCAGCCCGGCTGGGCTGCAGCAGCGCGCGGGCGGCGAGGGTGTCGAGGGCGGCGATCCCGCGGGCGATCGGCGCTGCGGCGGCGAGCAGGACGACGCCGCCGACGCCGAACAGTGTCGAGACCAGCGCGCTGCGGTCGATGCCCGGGTTCCCGGCGAGGTCACCGGCCGACCAGCCCGGCACGGCGCTCGCGATCAGGGCGAGTCCGACCGAGGCCGTGCCGACGACGAGGCCGAAACCGAGGACTCCGACCGGCCCGGCCACCAGCAGGTGGTATCCGAGCTGCCGCCAGAGCGCCGGGGAGGTCGTCTCGCGCACGGCCCGCTGGCTCCAGATCTCACCCACCCCGACGGGTACGGGCGGCGCCAGCTTCACGCCGAGCAGCCCGGCGAAGCGGCCGCTCTGCCAGGAGGTGAGCACTCGCGTGGTGGCGGCGAGGACGGCGAGGCCGAGTGGCGCGGCGACGACGGTGCAGCAGAGGACGAGGGTGAGGATAGCGACGAGCAGCGCGACGACGAAGGTGATCATCCCGGTGGCGAGCCCGCTGACGACGAAGACCGTGGCCCGCCAGGCCTTGCGGATCGTCAGCTTCATGTCCATCACCGTAGAGACCGGCGCCATCGGTTTCGATGGGGCAGGCATCCGACGTGATGGTGGGGCTAGCCATACCCCCGTGGGGGCCAGCCTGGTGAGAGGTGCCAGGCCGGCCCGGTCACCAAAGAGCGCCAGGCGCCCTAACGGGTGTGATTTCGCGAAAAGTGGAGGAGGCGCGGAGCTCGCAGGGGCACTAACATGCTCCTTACTGTGTGGACGGTCGTCGAGGCAGGTCGCACAGTCGAGCCGTGGGGACTCCGGAGGGCGTCTGGAGTCCCCACGGGTGTTTGTCGCTGATGGGGTGGGAGCGTTCCCATCAAGAGATGTTTGTGACTGTAGCGGTTAAGTCGGACGCGAGGAAGACCCCTCCGCGCAACAAACACGACTTCTTAGTCGGCCTCTGCCACCGGCACGCCGCCTGACCGGGACGCGAGCAGCCGTCGATAGGACGACAGCCGTCGCGGATCGGCATTACCAGCCGCGACCCAGGCGTCCAGCGCGCACTCCCCACCGGCGTGCTCGCAGTTGGGCGGGCACTCGACGGTCCCCTCGACGAGGTCTGGGAATCCGTGCAGGAGGCTGTCGGCCGAGACGTGTGCCAACCCGAAGCTGCGTACGCCGGGCGTGTCGATGATCCAGCCCGGATCCTTCTTCCCCTTGCCGACCTGCGGCAGCCGCAGCGCGACCGCGCTCGTCGACGTGTGCCGCCCCTTGCCGATGGCGCTGACCACGCCGACCGCCCGATCGAGCCCGGGGATCAGCCGGTTGACCAGCGTCGACTTGCCGACGCCGGAGTGGCCGACGAGCACCGAGATCCGCCCGTGCAGCGCCGCGCGCAGCTCGGCGAGGTCGTCATCGGGCCGGGAGAGGAGGTAAGGGACCTCCAGGGTGGAGTAGTAGTCGATCACCGCGGCGGGGTCGGCGAGGTCCGCCTTCGTCAGCAGCAGCAGCGGCTCGATGTCGGCGTCGTAGGCGGCGACGAGGCAGCGGTCGATGAAGCCCGTCCGAGGCGGCGGGTCGGCGAGCGCACTGACGATGACGAGCTGGTCGGCGTTGGCGACCACCACCCGTTCGAGTCGGCCCTCGGGGGTCGTGTCGTCGTCGTCGGCCGTCCGCGTGAGCACGCTCTTGCGCTCCGAGATGCGCACGATCCGGGCGAGCGCGCCGGCGTCCCCGGTGATGTCGCCGACGAGCATCACCCGGTCGCCCACGACCACCGACTTGCGCCCCAGCTCGCGGGCGCGCATCGCGGTCACCGGCTCGCCCGCCATCTCGACCGTGTAGCGCCCCCGGTCGACGGCGAAGACGAAGCCCTCGGTCGCGTCGGCGTGGCTCGGCCGCTTGCGCGTGCGCGGGCGGGACGACCCCGTCGGGCGCACCCGCACGTCGTCCTCGTCCCAGTCCCGCTGCCCTGCCATGCGTTAGCTCTCCCTTGTCATCCTGCTCCACAGTGCCGGGAAATCGGGGAGGGTCTTGGACGTACACGAGACGTCCGAGAGCACGACTCCCGGCACTCGGAGTCCGATGATGGCCGCGGCGTGCGCCATCCTGTGATCATCGTAGGTCTCGAACGCGGTCCCGGTCAGCGGCCTCGGCCGGATGCTGAGCCCGTCGGAGTGTTCCGAGACCTCCGCGCCGAGGGCCGTGAGCTCGTGCGCGAGGGCCGCGACCCGGTCGGTCTCATGGGTGCGGATGTGCGAGATCCCGGTGAGCTGGGTGGGCGAGTCGGCGAGCGCCGCCAGCGCCGCGATCGCGGGGGTCAGCTCGCCGAAGTCGCGCAGGTCGAGCTCCACGCCGTGGATCGTGCCGGTGCCGGTCACGGTGAGCCCCTCCGCGGTGAGGGCGCAGGCGCCGCCCATCCGGGTGAGCACGTCGCGCAGCCGGTCGCCGGCCTGGGTGGTGCTGCGCGGCCAGCCGGGCACGGTCACCGATCCGCCGGTGACGAGGGCGGCGGCGAGGAAGGGCGCGGCTCCCGACAGGTCGGGCTCGATCTCCCAGCCGCGGCCGGACAGGCGCCCGGGGCCGACGTGCCAGACGTTCGGGGTGGAGTCGTCGACCGCGGCACCGGCCGCCCGGAGCATCTGCACCGTCATCCGCAGGTGCGGCGCG
It contains:
- a CDS encoding response regulator transcription factor, which encodes MRVVIGEDSVLLREGLVRLLDAGGFEVVASAGDADSFLREVAEHRPDLVLLDVRMPPSFTDEGLRAALVMRRQWPEIAVLVLSQYVEERYATELLAGATSKVGYLLKDRVADVAEFLDALRRVAGGGTALDPEVVSQLLLRRHSDPLDRLTPREREVLALMAEGRSNGGIAAALFVTESAVGKHVNNIFAKLDLPQADSDHRRVLAVLRYLEI
- the aroA gene encoding 3-phosphoshikimate 1-carboxyvinyltransferase; this encodes MTKPPAPWNAPTATTGVNATVRLPGSKSMTARALVLGAGSVGPTTLAAPLRARDTELMAAGIRAMGAAVSTVDETHWVVRPRPLTGPATVDVGLAGTVMRFLPPLAGLATGPVTFDGDPRARQRPLAPLINALRALGCRIEASSADGLPLVVHGEGRVRGGEVVIDASLSSQLVSGLLLAAPDFDEGLVLRHEGPPVPSAPHLRMTVQMLRAAGAAVDDSTPNVWHVGPGRLSGRGWEIEPDLSGAAPFLAAALVTGGSVTVPGWPRSTTQAGDRLRDVLTRMGGACALTAEGLTVTGTGTIHGVELDLRDFGELTPAIAALAALADSPTQLTGISHIRTHETDRVAALAHELTALGAEVSEHSDGLSIRPRPLTGTAFETYDDHRMAHAAAIIGLRVPGVVLSDVSCTSKTLPDFPALWSRMTRES
- a CDS encoding DUF4097 family beta strand repeat-containing protein — protein: MTSSPWRALGTAFTIVALLIGGLVAWSFVGRPDPQSEHQEQTYQHAITKIVFEDVDSGNVHVSASPATEEVAIDRYLKWSRSKPTYTERWDGDTLRIKLHCDDNRWWWGDDCSIDYAVKVPTDIAVEIDATSGDLDVLGTKGAVKITATSGDVKIGDVTGPISVTLTSGDLTTADLIATDFEADLTSGDLLLDFAAAPHSLDARVTSGDVDIAVPRADYRVSVDTGSGDQRVGVPDTAGATNKITLRSTSGDVALSYR
- a CDS encoding beta-galactosidase, with the translated sequence MLWYGGDYNPEQWPEDVWADDIVLMRRARVNLVTVGVFAWSRLQPEPDRFDFGWLDRILDRLHTGRIGVALATPTASPPPWFTAQHPGAMPVGRDGVRLTHGSRDTYCVNAPEFRAASRAITDYLSSRYAEHPALKLWHVHNEYGTWCFCDHCAVEFRAFLRARYGFVEQLNEAWCTDFWSQRYADFDEITPPRATQYLTNPAHELDYRRFLSEAMLGHYRQARELIRTRSQAPVTTNFVLGGWVPVDHARWAHEVDLVAIDHYPSSVATATAERAFAADLARGWARAAGHPHGRWLLMEHAPGAVHENGVVRSTGPGAIADAARTYLDRGAVGAMYFQWRASRGGAEQWHPAMVPHAGAGSRVYAEIVALGAELAERQPNRVIADAAVLYDEETMWAWQAPHLLSRHVDYPDLVGRTHRALAVTADAVDVLPVGASLAGYRLVCCPAMYIMSAVTLAALRDYAEAGGTVLMTFGSGLVDETLRVTPGSVEELTGVRIAEWSPLLPGEEVALADGGTGTLWLDELEPLDAETVLAAVDGRPVLTRHAIGAGAVYYLATRLTDEAYTALIAKI
- a CDS encoding sensor histidine kinase, translating into MKLTIRKAWRATVFVVSGLATGMITFVVALLVAILTLVLCCTVVAAPLGLAVLAATTRVLTSWQSGRFAGLLGVKLAPPVPVGVGEIWSQRAVRETTSPALWRQLGYHLLVAGPVGVLGFGLVVGTASVGLALIASAVPGWSAGDLAGNPGIDRSALVSTLFGVGGVVLLAAAAPIARGIAALDTLAARALLQPSRAELLERRVEQLTESRADVVDAADAERRRIERNLHDGAQQRLVSLAMNLGMARATLTDLDPRARLVIEQAHDEAKQALAELRDLVRGLHPAVLDDRGLDAALSGIAARAPLPVRLTVEVPVRPSRTIEAVAYFVVSEALANVAKHAEASSAEVAVHRDADRLRLTISDDGRGGADPESGTGLRGLAQRIGSVDGTLHIESPPDGPTRIIVELPCES
- the rsgA gene encoding ribosome small subunit-dependent GTPase A, with translation MAGQRDWDEDDVRVRPTGSSRPRTRKRPSHADATEGFVFAVDRGRYTVEMAGEPVTAMRARELGRKSVVVGDRVMLVGDITGDAGALARIVRISERKSVLTRTADDDDTTPEGRLERVVVANADQLVIVSALADPPPRTGFIDRCLVAAYDADIEPLLLLTKADLADPAAVIDYYSTLEVPYLLSRPDDDLAELRAALHGRISVLVGHSGVGKSTLVNRLIPGLDRAVGVVSAIGKGRHTSTSAVALRLPQVGKGKKDPGWIIDTPGVRSFGLAHVSADSLLHGFPDLVEGTVECPPNCEHAGGECALDAWVAAGNADPRRLSSYRRLLASRSGGVPVAEAD
- the hisN gene encoding histidinol-phosphatase: MAKYADDLAIAHMLADTADSLSMARFRSLDLRVDSKPDLTPVSDADTAVEKALRSTLARTRPRDGVLGEEFGSTGAAGNRQWVIDPIDGTKNYIRGVPIWATLISLMEGDEPVVGLVSAPALGRRWWAARGLGAYAGRHQAAATPIKVSGVRRLADASFCYSSLHSWEQTGRLASMLDIMRKSWRSRAYGDFYGYMLLAEGALDIMVEPELSLWDIAALIPIITEAGGTFTDLDGRPGPGGGSAIATNGRLHTDVLSLLTPGALRAL
- a CDS encoding glycoside hydrolase family 13 protein: MTTADWRPSAAIYQVYPRSFADGNGDGIGDLAGVRKRLSYLAGLGIDAIWFSPWYPSPMADAGYDVADYCDIEPLFGTLAEAEQLIAEAHDLGLRIIIDIVPNHCSDQHPWFHDALATAPGSPERARFHFREGRGENGEIPPNNWQSHFGGPAWTQAGSEWYLHMFAPAQPDWNWDNPEVRAEFERILRFWLDRGVDGFRIDVADHLVKVPGLPDTAEGSPSPFSDLDGVHEIYRSWRRIMDEYPGERIFVAEAWIADPERFARYLRGDELHSAFNFPFLGAAWNAGALRKVIDDTLASHLLVEASPTWVLSNHDVTRPVTRYGRAKTSYWHDPRVGQISDLELGTLRSRAAALLSTSLPGGVYVYQGEELGLWEVEEIPDELRQDPTFFQTNGADKGRDGCRVPLPWSGTESPFGFNSTGTAPWLPQPAGWAALTAEVEQDDPDSMLSLYQRALRLRRSFSSAPFAWLPGLPDQVLAFRRGDIGVVVNFSPEPVELPAHAEIVLSSSPIEDGKIPGDTTAWLRLA